The proteins below come from a single Burkholderiales bacterium genomic window:
- a CDS encoding 2Fe-2S iron-sulfur cluster-binding protein, producing MRVQVNARNRTYQYEAAEGEKILYAGLRAEIELPYECGTGTCGTCKAKLIDGKIEDGWHEAPGKKYVKPKLGEFLMCQCSARGDVTVEVPQFVYATDPGLCPVKPMTGTVDAIRALTHDVAAIQVALDASCSFDAGQFMVVAAPGVPGMRGYSMANFNRQTRRLEFVIKKKPGGGFSDWLFSGKAIGARLGLIGPLGKATFYPSLAKNVLCIAGGSGIAGMMSILSRAFQERYFEQYQGYIYFGVRLMKDAFYLDELSAFRREFPQKLSIVVALSDEGVPPAASEKYPLLRFERGMVHEVARREMAGKYQNLRAYLAGPPPAVDAAIRMLLLEAKLTADNIRYDKFS from the coding sequence GTGCGTGTCCAGGTCAATGCCAGAAACCGCACCTATCAGTATGAGGCAGCTGAAGGGGAGAAAATCCTCTACGCCGGGCTGCGGGCCGAGATTGAGCTGCCTTACGAATGTGGCACAGGCACCTGCGGCACCTGTAAGGCCAAGCTGATCGACGGAAAGATCGAGGACGGCTGGCACGAAGCACCGGGCAAGAAATACGTCAAGCCGAAACTGGGCGAATTTCTGATGTGCCAATGCTCGGCGCGAGGCGACGTCACCGTCGAAGTGCCCCAATTCGTCTACGCCACCGACCCGGGTTTATGTCCTGTTAAACCCATGACCGGCACAGTCGACGCTATACGCGCCCTAACCCACGACGTGGCGGCAATCCAAGTGGCCTTGGATGCGTCGTGCAGTTTCGACGCCGGGCAATTCATGGTGGTGGCTGCGCCCGGTGTGCCGGGCATGCGCGGCTACTCCATGGCGAATTTCAATCGCCAGACGCGGCGCCTCGAATTTGTAATCAAAAAAAAACCCGGCGGGGGTTTTTCCGACTGGCTGTTTTCAGGCAAAGCGATAGGAGCGCGACTCGGCCTGATCGGTCCGCTCGGCAAGGCCACTTTCTACCCGAGCCTCGCCAAGAACGTCTTGTGCATTGCTGGCGGCAGCGGCATCGCCGGCATGATGTCGATTCTGTCGCGCGCGTTTCAGGAGCGCTATTTCGAACAATACCAAGGCTACATCTATTTCGGCGTGCGCTTGATGAAGGATGCTTTCTACTTGGACGAGCTTAGCGCTTTCCGCCGGGAATTCCCGCAAAAGCTGAGCATCGTCGTGGCCCTCTCCGACGAGGGTGTGCCTCCCGCAGCCTCAGAGAAATATCCTCTGCTGCGATTCGAGCGCGGTATGGTGCACGAGGTAGCCAGGCGTGAGATGGCCGGCAAGTACCAGAACCTGCGCGCCTACCTTGCCGGGCCGCCCCCGGCAGTTGATGCTGCAATACGTATGCTTCTGTTGGAAGCCAAGCTGACCGCCGATAACATACGCTACGACAAGTTCAGCTAA
- a CDS encoding nuclear transport factor 2 family protein: MDQRQQIEELVYRTCLALDEQDFKGFLELCDESFRYSIAAFSPEIRKDMTWLDHDKAGMDTLLTNLPRHNSDHSPLTRHATVYRVSCEGERADVVSALQVFRTALDGGSTALFAVGRYYDTVKLGGSAPKLLKRVVRLVTRELGAGYHIPF; encoded by the coding sequence ATGGACCAACGGCAGCAAATCGAAGAGCTGGTCTACCGGACGTGCTTGGCGCTTGACGAGCAGGATTTCAAGGGGTTCCTGGAGCTGTGCGACGAGAGTTTCCGCTATAGCATCGCCGCTTTCAGTCCGGAAATCCGCAAGGACATGACCTGGCTCGATCACGACAAGGCCGGCATGGACACGCTGTTGACCAACCTTCCGCGGCATAACAGCGACCATTCGCCACTGACGCGCCATGCGACGGTCTACAGGGTCAGCTGTGAGGGCGAGCGCGCCGACGTAGTGTCGGCGCTACAGGTGTTCCGCACCGCGCTCGACGGCGGCAGCACGGCGCTGTTCGCCGTCGGACGCTATTATGATACGGTCAAACTTGGCGGCAGCGCGCCCAAACTGCTCAAACGCGTAGTCAGGTTGGTCACACGCGAGCTGGGCGCCGGTTACCACATCCCGTTCTAG
- a CDS encoding Rieske 2Fe-2S domain-containing protein, whose translation MFKNAAEWAAKPKFPNSHYVDSRIYTDPTIFEEEKEKLFKSSWIIACHESEIPGAYDYRLFTHPTGVPLIIVRGEDTKVRGFYNICPHRGNTILYDPAGNAKRMTCIFHAWSFDTCGNCIDISRAEQGYQNRYRKEDTGLRAVKTEVGFGGFVWVNLDDASCTLKDYIGPALDLLEPHMREPMEVFHFHKAVINTNYKLWHDTNSEFYHDFLHYFNRITGMMQPGYFDRKYVGYTNGHASVGSMEIKYDAYAGSKVRKIGWPGLAPGGWILIDLFPGMTYNLRTSVLRIDTSVPLGPNKVMIEFRGLGLKRDTPEERAERIFDHNTIWSPFGRNLHEDLLAVYGQGRAMHEGTDSRWVIHGREENSTIHDEIGMRHFYAEWSRRMGRPAYDPFREGRPEPARAVA comes from the coding sequence ATGTTCAAAAACGCCGCGGAATGGGCTGCCAAGCCGAAGTTCCCGAATTCCCACTACGTCGATTCGCGCATTTACACCGACCCGACGATTTTCGAGGAAGAAAAAGAAAAACTATTCAAGAGTTCCTGGATCATTGCCTGTCATGAATCCGAGATTCCCGGCGCCTATGACTACCGTCTGTTCACGCATCCGACCGGCGTGCCGCTGATCATCGTGCGCGGTGAAGACACGAAGGTACGCGGCTTCTACAATATCTGCCCGCACCGCGGCAACACCATCCTCTACGATCCGGCAGGCAATGCCAAACGCATGACCTGCATCTTCCACGCTTGGTCATTCGATACGTGCGGCAACTGCATCGACATCTCGCGCGCCGAGCAGGGCTACCAGAACCGTTATCGCAAAGAAGACACCGGATTGCGCGCGGTCAAGACCGAGGTCGGCTTCGGCGGTTTTGTCTGGGTCAACCTTGACGATGCGAGCTGCACTCTGAAGGATTACATCGGCCCGGCACTGGACCTGCTCGAGCCGCACATGCGAGAGCCGATGGAGGTGTTCCATTTCCACAAGGCGGTGATCAACACTAACTATAAGCTGTGGCACGACACAAATAGCGAGTTCTATCACGACTTCTTGCACTACTTCAACCGTATTACCGGCATGATGCAGCCCGGCTATTTCGACCGCAAATACGTTGGTTATACAAATGGCCATGCGTCAGTTGGCTCAATGGAAATCAAGTACGACGCCTATGCGGGGAGCAAAGTAAGAAAGATCGGCTGGCCCGGCTTGGCCCCTGGTGGCTGGATCCTGATCGACCTGTTTCCAGGCATGACCTACAACTTGCGAACTTCGGTTCTGCGCATCGATACTTCGGTGCCGCTCGGCCCCAACAAGGTGATGATTGAATTCCGCGGCCTTGGTCTAAAGCGCGACACGCCGGAGGAACGCGCCGAACGAATATTCGACCACAATACCATCTGGAGCCCGTTTGGCCGCAACCTGCATGAGGATCTCCTCGCGGTATACGGCCAGGGACGCGCCATGCACGAAGGCACCGACAGCCGATGGGTAATCCACGGGCGCGAGGAGAACAGTACCATTCATGACGAGATTGGCATGCGGCATTTCTACGCCGAATGGAGCAGACGCATGGGACGCCCTGCATACGACCCATTCCGGGAAGGCCGCCCGGAACCGGCTCGCGCCGTCGCCTGA
- the sat gene encoding sulfate adenylyltransferase, whose protein sequence is MQQLVNPHGGGSLKPLALQGAELHAERARARTLPQVRISSREKGDLIMLGIGGFTPLEGFMTHADWKSVCSDYSLANGVFWPIPITLSAEKASANAIPIGAEIALADPEDGATLATMKVLEKYAIDKAHECKSVFRTVDVAHPGVMMVMEQSEVNLAGPVKVVSDGGFKAKYGSLFMTPAETRAEFERLGWSRVAAFQTRNPMHRSHEYLTKIAIEVCDGVLVHSLLGNLKPGDIPAEVRTRAIAVLIERYFVKNTVVQAGYPLDMRYAGPREALLHALFRQNYGCSHLLVGRDHAGVGSYYGPFDAHRIFDEVPKGALEIEPLKIDWTFWCYQCGGMASGRTCPHEDKDRLLVSGTKLRKWLSEGSAVPAEFSRPEVLDILREYYASLEACEKVEIKLAGHSAR, encoded by the coding sequence ATGCAACAACTCGTAAATCCTCACGGAGGAGGATCGCTCAAGCCACTCGCGCTGCAAGGCGCAGAACTCCACGCGGAGCGCGCGCGCGCCAGGACACTTCCGCAGGTGCGCATCAGTTCGCGCGAGAAAGGCGACCTCATCATGCTCGGCATCGGCGGCTTCACCCCGCTCGAGGGGTTCATGACGCATGCCGACTGGAAGAGCGTGTGCAGTGATTATTCTCTGGCGAACGGCGTATTCTGGCCGATTCCTATCACACTCTCGGCGGAAAAAGCGAGCGCAAATGCGATTCCCATCGGCGCCGAGATCGCGCTCGCGGATCCAGAGGATGGCGCGACGCTCGCAACCATGAAGGTATTGGAGAAGTATGCAATCGACAAGGCACACGAGTGTAAGTCGGTGTTCCGGACAGTGGACGTGGCGCATCCGGGCGTGATGATGGTCATGGAGCAATCGGAGGTGAACCTTGCCGGTCCGGTGAAAGTGGTTTCCGACGGTGGCTTCAAGGCAAAGTATGGTTCCCTGTTCATGACCCCGGCAGAGACGCGCGCCGAGTTCGAAAGGCTCGGCTGGTCGCGCGTCGCCGCGTTCCAGACGCGCAATCCGATGCACCGCTCGCACGAATACCTAACGAAGATAGCGATCGAAGTCTGTGACGGGGTGCTGGTGCACTCGCTGCTCGGCAATCTGAAGCCCGGCGATATTCCCGCGGAGGTGCGCACGCGCGCGATCGCTGTGCTGATCGAGCGCTATTTCGTGAAGAACACCGTGGTGCAGGCGGGCTATCCGCTCGACATGCGCTACGCGGGGCCCCGCGAGGCGTTGCTGCACGCGCTGTTCCGTCAGAACTACGGCTGCTCGCACTTGCTTGTGGGTCGCGACCACGCGGGCGTAGGCAGCTACTACGGGCCGTTCGACGCTCACAGGATTTTTGACGAAGTTCCGAAGGGCGCGCTCGAAATCGAGCCGCTCAAGATCGACTGGACTTTCTGGTGCTACCAGTGTGGCGGCATGGCCTCGGGGCGCACCTGCCCGCACGAGGACAAGGACCGCCTGCTGGTCTCGGGCACGAAACTCAGGAAGTGGCTCTCAGAAGGCAGCGCCGTGCCGGCGGAGTTCAGCCGGCCTGAGGTGCTGGATATTCTGCGCGAGTACTATGCCTCACTCGAAGCGTGCGAGAAGGTCGAAATAAAGCTGGCGGGCCACTCGGCCCGTTGA
- a CDS encoding metallophosphoesterase family protein — translation MKICIVSDSHDHRDHLAAAVTEAKSLGAQAVLHCGDLVAPYTLYVITALGLPIHLVHGNNTGDLFNLSKFAHKPENRVHYYGQDGSFTLAQKRIFMVHYPHYAKAMALTGDYDLVCNGHEHHAAIERIRNIKGKETLRIDPGTVAGVGAPATYVFGDLKAMEFKIRPVPRPTITSVVIATSKRKKAQPGM, via the coding sequence ATGAAAATCTGCATCGTTTCCGACAGCCACGACCATCGCGACCATCTGGCTGCGGCCGTTACTGAAGCGAAATCGCTTGGTGCGCAAGCAGTATTGCATTGCGGCGATCTGGTGGCGCCCTACACGCTGTACGTGATCACGGCGCTGGGACTGCCGATCCACTTGGTTCATGGCAACAACACGGGTGACCTGTTTAATTTATCCAAGTTCGCGCACAAGCCGGAAAATCGCGTGCATTATTACGGTCAGGACGGATCCTTCACGCTGGCGCAAAAGCGGATATTCATGGTGCATTACCCGCATTACGCGAAGGCCATGGCGCTTACGGGTGATTACGATCTCGTGTGCAACGGCCATGAACACCACGCCGCCATTGAACGCATTCGGAACATAAAAGGGAAAGAAACGCTGCGTATCGACCCCGGCACGGTCGCCGGCGTGGGTGCGCCGGCGACTTATGTATTCGGCGATTTGAAGGCGATGGAATTCAAGATCCGGCCCGTTCCCCGGCCAACGATTACTTCAGTGGTCATTGCGACCAGCAAACGCAAAAAGGCGCAGCCCGGTATGTGA
- the aprA gene encoding adenylyl-sulfate reductase subunit alpha yields the protein MGLFRGRKTVFVEADILVVGGGMAGCGATYESRYWGRDLKIVCVEKANIERSGAVAQGLYAINCYMGMQWGENQPEDHVRYARNDLMGLVREDLGYDIARHVDATVHKFEEWGLPMMRDPKTGRYQREGKWQIMIHGESYKPIVAEAARKAASEVYNRIMVTHLLMDSGKANRVAGAVGFNVRTGDYYVFRAKAVIIAAGGASHIFKPRAVGEGMGRTWYAPWSSASAYALPIQVGAKMTQMENRIVLTRFKDGYGPVGAYFLHLKTYTENGYGEEYEKRWYEDTKALVGDYIDHHPVPTCLRNHALLKELAAGRGPIRMVTKEAFQDPHKETVGWENFLGMTIGQAVVWASQNIDPKHTNPELTTSEPYVMGSHATCSGAWASGPEDYAPSEYQWGYNRMMTVDGLFGAGDAIGGSAHKFSSGSFTEGRIAAKAAVKYVMDMGKAQPQVSEQEYRDLEKLIYQPLENYRVGRNEIVAGTVSPSYLLPMQGLQRLEKIMDEYVGGISTNYMTNSALLNRGLELLGMLKEDMSRMGAEDLHQLQRAWELHHRLLASESVTHHTLFREETRWPGYYYRGDHIKLDDENWHCFTLSRYDRNSGKWALEKAPVYHIVD from the coding sequence ATGGGACTGTTTCGAGGCAGAAAGACGGTTTTTGTCGAGGCGGACATTCTCGTCGTCGGCGGCGGCATGGCCGGCTGCGGGGCCACCTACGAGTCGCGCTACTGGGGGCGCGATCTGAAGATCGTGTGCGTCGAGAAGGCGAACATCGAGCGCAGCGGCGCGGTCGCGCAGGGCCTGTACGCGATCAACTGCTACATGGGCATGCAATGGGGCGAGAACCAGCCCGAGGACCACGTCCGCTACGCCCGCAACGACCTCATGGGCCTGGTGCGCGAGGACCTGGGCTACGACATCGCCCGGCACGTGGATGCTACGGTGCACAAGTTCGAGGAATGGGGCCTGCCGATGATGCGCGACCCCAAGACCGGACGGTACCAGCGTGAAGGCAAGTGGCAGATCATGATCCATGGCGAGAGCTACAAGCCGATCGTCGCCGAAGCGGCGCGCAAGGCCGCGTCCGAGGTCTACAACCGGATCATGGTGACCCACCTGCTGATGGACAGCGGCAAGGCCAACCGCGTCGCCGGCGCCGTCGGTTTCAACGTGCGCACTGGGGATTATTACGTGTTCCGTGCGAAGGCGGTGATCATCGCCGCGGGCGGCGCGTCGCACATCTTTAAGCCGCGCGCCGTGGGCGAGGGGATGGGGCGGACCTGGTATGCGCCCTGGAGCAGCGCGTCGGCCTACGCACTGCCGATCCAGGTCGGCGCCAAGATGACGCAGATGGAAAACCGCATCGTCCTGACCCGTTTTAAGGACGGCTACGGCCCCGTCGGCGCCTACTTCCTGCATCTGAAGACGTACACGGAGAACGGCTACGGCGAGGAGTACGAAAAGCGATGGTACGAGGACACGAAGGCTCTGGTGGGGGACTATATCGACCATCACCCGGTGCCGACCTGCCTGCGTAACCACGCCCTGCTCAAGGAGCTCGCGGCCGGCCGCGGCCCGATTCGCATGGTGACCAAGGAGGCCTTCCAGGACCCGCACAAGGAGACCGTAGGTTGGGAGAATTTCCTCGGCATGACGATCGGGCAGGCGGTCGTGTGGGCGTCGCAGAATATCGATCCCAAGCACACCAACCCCGAGCTCACTACCTCCGAGCCCTATGTGATGGGCTCGCACGCCACTTGCTCCGGTGCGTGGGCGAGCGGACCGGAAGACTATGCCCCCAGCGAATACCAGTGGGGATACAACCGCATGATGACCGTCGACGGGCTCTTCGGCGCAGGCGACGCCATCGGCGGCAGCGCCCACAAGTTCTCCTCGGGGTCCTTCACGGAAGGCCGCATCGCCGCCAAGGCGGCGGTCAAGTACGTGATGGACATGGGCAAGGCGCAGCCGCAGGTCAGCGAGCAGGAATATCGCGACCTCGAGAAGCTGATCTACCAGCCGCTGGAGAACTACCGGGTCGGCCGCAACGAGATTGTCGCCGGAACCGTATCGCCGAGTTATCTTCTGCCGATGCAGGGTCTCCAGCGCCTCGAGAAGATCATGGACGAATACGTCGGCGGCATCAGCACCAACTACATGACCAACAGCGCGCTGCTCAACCGCGGGCTCGAGCTGCTCGGCATGCTGAAGGAGGACATGAGCCGCATGGGCGCCGAAGACCTGCACCAGCTACAGCGTGCGTGGGAGCTGCACCATCGGCTTCTGGCGTCGGAGTCCGTGACCCATCACACGCTGTTCCGCGAAGAAACGCGGTGGCCCGGGTACTACTATCGGGGCGATCATATAAAGCTGGATGACGAGAACTGGCATTGCTTCACCCTGTCTCGCTACGACCGGAATAGCGGCAAGTGGGCCTTGGAGAAGGCGCCGGTCTACCACATCGTCGACTGA
- the aprB gene encoding adenylyl-sulfate reductase subunit beta: MPTFVYMTRCDGCGHCVDICPSDIMHIDKTYRRALNIEPNMCWECYCCVKACPQHAIDCRGYADFAPLGHSVRALREEAKGTISWRLKFRDGREKNFVSPIRTTPWGSIKGPAEYDAPRPEDFTRQELAHEPEALNIKGGLPTLRPDQLKRGLV, translated from the coding sequence ATGCCGACCTTCGTCTACATGACCCGATGCGACGGCTGCGGGCACTGCGTCGACATCTGCCCGTCGGACATCATGCACATCGACAAAACCTACCGGCGCGCACTCAACATCGAGCCGAACATGTGCTGGGAGTGTTACTGCTGCGTGAAGGCCTGCCCGCAACACGCCATCGATTGCCGCGGTTATGCCGACTTCGCTCCCTTGGGCCACAGCGTCCGCGCGCTGCGCGAAGAGGCCAAAGGGACGATATCGTGGCGGCTCAAGTTCCGGGACGGGCGTGAGAAGAATTTTGTGTCGCCGATCCGCACGACGCCTTGGGGATCGATCAAGGGGCCAGCCGAGTACGATGCGCCGCGGCCCGAGGACTTCACCAGGCAGGAGCTCGCGCACGAGCCGGAAGCGCTCAATATCAAGGGGGGATTGCCCACGCTACGCCCGGATCAACTCAAGCGGGGACTGGTGTGA
- a CDS encoding putative sulfate exporter family transporter — protein sequence MAIKEAWDEAGEEPRAAQAKGWNELYLKEDWWAIWLGLGIIVVATLFFYSGSSIKWIAVTPGGWTSFGQLWADFVAKIPQYIAQFIMWLIIFCISVKAMGYKLNEFIPSFIFIYVFSIGIMILWGWKYSHTYNLEPPLVALVLGLIISNVIGLPRWMDAGFRVEYYIKTGIVLLGATLPFTLIVWAGPIAIFQASLISIVTFLVIYFVGRKLGVDRQLCATMGAGGAVCGISAAIAISGAVGAKKEHAPIAITLVVIWAIAMVFFLPLVSRALGLPTGVAGAWIGTSEFADAAGFAAASSYGSLAGHVQGIAGTPEQAVQAFTLMKVVGRDIWIGIWAFVMAFIATTRWEVKTGQKPQLGEIWWRFPKFVIGFAIASILITAIASYYGAAEYNKLVKPVLTVPILDLRTWAFVFCFFSIGLTTRFRELAAAGGKNFWAFSSGAVVNVILGFILSTMVFYEFWSKLGGH from the coding sequence ATGGCAATAAAAGAAGCGTGGGACGAAGCCGGAGAGGAGCCGCGCGCCGCGCAGGCGAAGGGCTGGAACGAGCTCTACCTGAAGGAGGACTGGTGGGCGATCTGGCTTGGTCTCGGGATCATTGTCGTCGCGACCCTCTTCTTCTACAGCGGCTCGAGCATCAAGTGGATCGCCGTCACGCCAGGCGGTTGGACGTCGTTCGGGCAACTGTGGGCGGATTTCGTTGCGAAAATCCCTCAATACATCGCCCAGTTCATCATGTGGCTAATCATCTTCTGCATCAGCGTGAAGGCGATGGGCTACAAGCTGAACGAGTTCATCCCGTCGTTCATCTTCATCTACGTCTTTTCGATAGGGATCATGATTCTCTGGGGGTGGAAATACTCCCACACCTACAACCTGGAACCGCCCCTGGTGGCCTTGGTGCTGGGCCTCATCATCTCCAATGTCATCGGCCTGCCGCGCTGGATGGATGCCGGGTTCCGGGTGGAGTACTACATCAAGACGGGGATCGTGCTGCTCGGCGCCACCCTGCCCTTCACTCTGATCGTCTGGGCCGGCCCGATCGCCATCTTCCAGGCGTCGTTGATCTCCATCGTCACGTTCTTGGTCATTTACTTCGTCGGCCGCAAGCTGGGCGTTGACCGGCAGCTCTGCGCCACCATGGGCGCCGGTGGCGCGGTGTGCGGCATCTCGGCCGCCATCGCTATCAGCGGTGCCGTGGGAGCCAAGAAAGAGCATGCGCCCATCGCCATCACCCTGGTGGTCATTTGGGCCATCGCGATGGTCTTCTTCCTGCCGCTGGTGTCGCGGGCATTGGGCCTGCCGACCGGCGTCGCCGGGGCGTGGATCGGCACCTCCGAGTTCGCCGATGCCGCCGGCTTTGCCGCCGCCTCGTCCTACGGCAGTCTCGCCGGCCATGTCCAAGGCATCGCCGGCACGCCCGAGCAGGCGGTCCAGGCCTTCACCCTGATGAAGGTGGTCGGCCGCGACATCTGGATCGGCATCTGGGCGTTCGTCATGGCGTTCATCGCCACGACGCGCTGGGAGGTCAAGACGGGGCAGAAGCCGCAGCTCGGCGAGATCTGGTGGCGGTTCCCGAAGTTCGTCATCGGCTTCGCCATCGCCTCGATTCTGATAACCGCCATCGCCAGCTACTACGGGGCGGCTGAGTACAACAAGCTGGTGAAGCCAGTCCTGACCGTTCCGATCCTCGACCTCAGGACCTGGGCCTTCGTGTTCTGCTTCTTCTCGATCGGCCTCACCACCCGCTTCCGCGAGCTGGCGGCCGCCGGCGGCAAGAACTTCTGGGCTTTCAGTTCGGGTGCCGTGGTCAACGTGATCCTGGGCTTCATCCTGTCGACCATGGTCTTCTACGAGTTCTGGTCCAAACTCGGCGGCCACTAA
- a CDS encoding tautomerase family protein, with translation MPLVTLTVREPKSGAFKSGVLDAVHASLISAGVPATDKFQRVIELDCDDFRFDPQYPDLKSRRNDDFVLIEILWSVGRSVKVKKKLLEELTSSLSKQGLDPDNIMVVFKETTWENWSFAGGRLIHT, from the coding sequence ATGCCCTTGGTGACGTTAACCGTTAGAGAACCAAAATCGGGCGCCTTTAAATCGGGCGTTCTAGATGCAGTGCATGCGTCGCTGATTTCCGCCGGGGTGCCGGCCACTGATAAATTCCAGCGCGTAATCGAGTTGGATTGCGACGACTTTCGTTTTGATCCCCAGTATCCTGATCTGAAATCCAGGCGAAACGACGACTTCGTGCTGATAGAAATACTCTGGTCTGTCGGGCGAAGCGTCAAGGTAAAGAAAAAGCTGCTTGAAGAGCTTACGAGCTCGCTGTCAAAGCAGGGCCTTGACCCGGATAACATAATGGTGGTTTTTAAGGAAACGACTTGGGAAAACTGGTCGTTTGCCGGCGGGCGCCTTATTCACACTTGA
- a CDS encoding alpha/beta hydrolase, which translates to MRNSFALAIAMPLLAACTQLFFQPNRIQVLTPDRLGLAYQVVRFKTADGLELYGWFLPAKGRAVGTVLHLHGNAENISTHVANVAWLPARGFNVFVFDYRGYGASQGQPTLDGAQLDINAAMKTLLERTDVEKDRIVFYGQSLGGALAVYNVAHSPYRDHIRALLIESTFADYVAIAREELADHWITWPLQWVPSLTVDDRYSPLLAVRMISPIPLLIIQGDDDAIVPVSDAVQLYDAALEPKQLWIVPGAGHIQAMRQETERDRLVAYLRKVLAAGPKAH; encoded by the coding sequence ATGAGAAATTCCTTTGCGCTGGCTATTGCAATGCCGTTGCTGGCCGCATGCACACAGCTTTTCTTTCAACCGAACCGAATTCAGGTGCTCACACCCGACCGGCTCGGGCTCGCCTACCAAGTGGTGCGTTTTAAAACGGCCGACGGGCTCGAGCTTTACGGCTGGTTCCTGCCGGCGAAAGGCCGCGCGGTGGGCACTGTTCTCCACCTGCACGGCAATGCGGAGAACATAAGCACCCACGTCGCCAACGTCGCGTGGCTTCCCGCGCGGGGTTTCAATGTTTTTGTTTTCGACTATCGCGGCTACGGCGCGTCCCAAGGCCAACCCACCCTGGACGGCGCGCAGTTAGACATCAACGCCGCAATGAAGACGCTGCTCGAGCGCACCGACGTCGAAAAAGATCGGATCGTGTTTTACGGCCAGAGCCTGGGCGGCGCGCTTGCCGTGTACAATGTTGCGCACTCGCCGTACCGTGATCACATTCGCGCGCTCCTGATCGAGAGTACATTCGCCGACTACGTTGCGATCGCCCGGGAAGAACTCGCCGATCACTGGATCACCTGGCCGTTACAATGGGTGCCGTCGCTTACGGTGGACGACCGATATAGTCCACTGCTTGCCGTGAGGATGATTAGTCCGATCCCTCTACTCATCATTCAAGGTGACGACGACGCAATCGTTCCGGTTTCTGACGCTGTGCAGTTATATGACGCGGCGCTGGAACCGAAGCAATTGTGGATCGTGCCCGGCGCCGGACACATTCAGGCGATGCGCCAAGAGACCGAGCGTGACCGGTTGGTCGCTTACTTGCGCAAGGTCCTCGCCGCCGGTCCGAAGGCGCACTAG